A genomic segment from Deltaproteobacteria bacterium encodes:
- a CDS encoding glutamine--tRNA ligase/YqeY domain fusion protein — MSNGTPNSRGPDSREALDFLREIVRRDTLSGAYGGRVATRFPPEPNGYLHIGHAKSICLNFGIAREFGGVCHMRMDDTNPETEDMKYVESILRDVRWLGFDWGDRLFYASDYYERLHELAVRLIRDGKAYVDSQSEEEIRRGRGTITMPGVESPYRVRSADENLDLFARMRAGEFPDGAHVLRAKIDMAARNMKMRDPLLYRIRHATHYRRGDAWCIYPMYDFAHPLSDAIENITHSICTLEFENNRAIYDWLVDNLFPEPRPRQYEFARLNLDYTVMSKRKLLRLVEEKRVSGWDDPRMPTIAGMRRRGYTPDGIRLFAARIGVDKTNSRVSMELLEDAIRDDLNARAPRAMAVLRPLKVTLSNWPAEKVEWLDAPFWPRDIGKEGSRKVPLARDLFIERTDFSEDPPADWRRLRPGGEARLMNGYYMKCDEVVKDRSTGDVSELRCSYDPGSKGAPAGGPRKKTTAIQWVSAAHAFKGEVRLYDRLCTVPDPENVEEGRTFEEYINPESAVTLPGCLFEPGLSEAKPGDRFQFVRHGYFMADEIDSRPGAPVFNRIVGLKDKYRP; from the coding sequence ATGTCGAACGGAACACCCAATTCCCGGGGGCCCGATAGCAGGGAAGCCCTCGATTTCCTGAGAGAGATCGTCCGCAGAGACACCCTGTCCGGCGCCTACGGCGGCAGGGTGGCCACCCGGTTCCCCCCCGAACCGAACGGATACCTGCACATCGGGCACGCCAAGTCCATCTGCCTGAATTTCGGCATCGCCCGGGAGTTCGGGGGCGTATGCCACATGCGGATGGACGATACCAACCCCGAAACGGAGGACATGAAGTACGTCGAGTCGATCCTGCGGGACGTCCGCTGGCTCGGCTTCGACTGGGGGGACAGGCTGTTCTACGCCTCGGATTACTACGAACGGCTCCATGAACTGGCGGTCCGGCTGATCCGGGACGGGAAGGCGTACGTCGACAGCCAGAGCGAGGAGGAGATCCGCAGGGGGAGGGGCACGATCACCATGCCGGGGGTGGAAAGCCCGTACCGGGTACGCTCCGCGGACGAGAACCTCGACCTGTTCGCCCGGATGCGCGCGGGGGAGTTCCCGGACGGTGCGCACGTCCTGCGGGCGAAGATCGACATGGCCGCGCGCAACATGAAGATGCGCGACCCCCTCCTGTACCGGATCCGGCATGCGACGCACTACCGCCGGGGCGATGCCTGGTGCATCTACCCCATGTACGATTTCGCCCACCCGCTCTCCGACGCGATCGAGAACATCACCCACTCGATCTGCACGCTCGAGTTCGAGAACAACCGCGCGATCTACGACTGGCTGGTCGACAACCTGTTCCCGGAACCGCGCCCCCGGCAGTACGAGTTCGCGCGTTTGAACCTCGACTACACGGTCATGAGCAAGCGGAAGCTGCTCCGCCTGGTGGAGGAGAAGCGCGTCTCCGGATGGGACGACCCGCGGATGCCGACCATCGCCGGCATGCGGCGCCGCGGCTACACGCCCGACGGGATCCGCCTCTTCGCTGCGCGGATCGGCGTGGACAAGACGAACAGCCGGGTGAGCATGGAGCTGCTGGAGGACGCGATCCGGGACGACCTGAACGCGCGGGCGCCCCGCGCGATGGCGGTCCTGCGCCCGCTGAAGGTGACGCTCTCCAACTGGCCGGCGGAAAAGGTGGAGTGGCTCGACGCCCCGTTCTGGCCGCGGGACATCGGCAAGGAAGGGTCCCGGAAGGTGCCGCTCGCGCGCGACCTGTTCATCGAGCGGACCGACTTCAGCGAGGATCCCCCCGCCGACTGGAGACGCCTCCGGCCGGGCGGGGAGGCGCGGCTGATGAACGGCTATTACATGAAGTGCGACGAGGTCGTGAAGGACCGTTCGACCGGCGACGTGTCGGAGCTTCGCTGCTCGTACGACCCGGGCTCGAAGGGCGCCCCGGCGGGCGGGCCGAGGAAGAAGACGACGGCGATCCAGTGGGTTTCCGCCGCGCACGCCTTCAAGGGGGAGGTTCGCCTCTACGACCGCCTCTGTACCGTACCGGATCCCGAGAACGTGGAGGAGGGGAGGACGTTCGAGGAGTACATCAACCCGGAGTCGGCTGTGACGTTGCCGGGTTGCCTGTTCGAGCCGGGACTGTCCGAAGCGAAACCGGGCGACCGGTTCCAGTTCGTCCGCCACGGCTACTTCATGGCCGATGAGATCGACTCGAGGCCCGGCGCGCCGGTCTTCAACCGGATCGTCGGCCTCAAGGACAAGTACCGCCCCG
- the gspD gene encoding type II secretion system secretin GspD — protein MRIPALLAAACLLLAIAAHAADPPPPAAAPPPASAPVPPPAPPPAEAPPPAEAAPPAEAAPPAPAPPPPAPATAPPGAAEGQGKRDAGGKPDAPPAKEARPPVYLSMDFTDVDLPVLVKFMSEQTKKNFIFDERVQGKITIISPRKVTLDEAYSVFLSVLQVKGFTTVEQGNTIKIILAREARQDTIPTGSSKEAPPGAEFITRLVPLQYVDTAEVVSIITPLVSKDGMVSAIPSSNTLLLIDSRSNIDRVLKILSELDVEGTAGGLKVFPLAYANAAEAARTIESLYQETPGGQPGARPRARRFTRPRGVPVKFLPEARTNSLIVLASAEILADVADLLSKIDIPAPSGGGKISVYYLENADAEEVSKVLASLAEKRPGQPAAQAPAGAQARDAQPTVKSVLSADLEGGVKVTPDKATNSLVIVASPNDLITLTEVIKKLDIRRRQVFVEAVIMEISLDKGRDIGTEFRGAVQTGDGAAITGTNFDFQGNVNSLLGAIAAGNPLIFPGSGLIAGGIAGNVRLPDGTEIPAVTAVLRAAQSLTNVNILSSPHLLTQDNKEAEIVVGENVPFITSQSRDSTNLANVINTIERKDVGITLRITPHIHESEYVSLDIFQESSALKDTSLLANTTVGPTTTKRSAKTSVLVKNGDMVILGGMMQETAQDIERKVPLLGDIPLLGYLFKFKSVSRKKTNLLIMLTPRVIREPGELAKPTAEQRKRLDEFVAEGRRNLDRTFTPPAGKEKP, from the coding sequence ATGCGAATACCGGCCCTTCTGGCCGCCGCGTGCCTTCTCCTGGCGATCGCCGCGCACGCGGCCGACCCGCCCCCCCCGGCGGCGGCTCCACCCCCGGCCTCGGCGCCTGTCCCGCCCCCGGCGCCACCCCCGGCCGAAGCGCCACCCCCGGCCGAAGCGGCACCCCCGGCCGAAGCAGCACCCCCGGCGCCCGCCCCTCCACCGCCGGCGCCCGCGACGGCTCCTCCCGGGGCGGCCGAGGGACAAGGGAAACGCGATGCGGGAGGAAAGCCCGACGCCCCGCCCGCCAAGGAAGCGCGCCCCCCGGTCTACCTTTCGATGGACTTCACCGACGTGGACCTGCCGGTTCTCGTCAAGTTCATGAGCGAGCAGACGAAGAAGAATTTCATCTTCGACGAACGGGTCCAGGGGAAGATCACCATCATCTCCCCGAGGAAGGTGACCCTGGACGAGGCGTACAGCGTCTTCCTCTCGGTGCTCCAGGTGAAGGGGTTCACCACGGTCGAGCAGGGGAACACGATCAAGATCATTCTCGCCCGGGAGGCCCGGCAGGACACGATCCCCACCGGATCGTCGAAGGAGGCGCCGCCGGGGGCGGAGTTCATCACGCGGCTGGTGCCGCTGCAGTACGTGGACACCGCCGAGGTGGTGTCGATCATCACTCCGCTGGTCTCGAAGGACGGGATGGTCTCGGCGATCCCTTCGTCCAACACGCTTCTGCTGATCGATTCCCGCTCCAACATCGACCGCGTGCTGAAGATCCTCTCGGAGCTCGACGTCGAGGGAACCGCGGGGGGCCTCAAGGTGTTCCCTCTCGCCTATGCCAACGCGGCGGAGGCGGCGCGGACCATCGAATCGCTGTACCAGGAGACGCCGGGCGGACAGCCCGGGGCCAGGCCCCGGGCCAGGCGGTTCACCCGGCCCCGCGGCGTCCCGGTCAAGTTCCTCCCCGAGGCCCGGACGAACAGCCTGATCGTCCTGGCCTCCGCGGAGATCCTCGCGGACGTCGCCGACCTTCTCTCGAAGATCGACATCCCGGCGCCTTCCGGGGGGGGGAAGATCAGCGTGTACTACCTGGAGAATGCGGACGCCGAGGAGGTTTCCAAGGTCCTCGCCTCCCTCGCCGAGAAGCGTCCCGGCCAACCGGCCGCCCAGGCTCCGGCGGGAGCGCAGGCCCGGGACGCCCAGCCGACCGTGAAGAGCGTGCTCTCCGCCGATCTCGAAGGCGGCGTCAAGGTCACCCCGGACAAGGCCACCAATTCGCTCGTGATCGTCGCCTCCCCCAACGACCTCATCACCCTGACCGAAGTGATCAAGAAGCTCGACATCCGTCGCCGCCAGGTCTTCGTCGAGGCGGTCATCATGGAGATCTCCCTGGACAAGGGCCGCGACATCGGGACGGAATTCCGCGGCGCGGTGCAGACCGGGGACGGCGCGGCCATCACCGGGACGAACTTCGACTTCCAGGGGAACGTCAACAGCCTCCTGGGCGCCATCGCCGCCGGAAACCCGCTCATCTTTCCCGGATCCGGGCTGATCGCGGGCGGCATCGCCGGAAACGTCCGGCTTCCCGACGGCACGGAGATCCCCGCCGTCACCGCGGTCCTCCGGGCGGCGCAATCGCTCACCAACGTCAACATCCTCTCCTCCCCCCACCTGCTGACGCAGGACAACAAAGAGGCGGAGATCGTGGTCGGGGAGAACGTCCCGTTCATCACCAGCCAGTCGCGCGACTCGACGAACCTGGCCAACGTCATCAACACGATCGAGCGGAAGGACGTCGGGATCACGCTTCGGATCACGCCACACATCCACGAGAGCGAGTACGTGAGCCTGGACATCTTCCAGGAGTCCTCCGCGCTGAAGGACACCTCCCTCCTCGCGAACACCACGGTGGGGCCCACCACGACGAAGCGGTCCGCGAAGACCAGCGTGCTGGTGAAGAACGGCGACATGGTGATCCTCGGCGGGATGATGCAGGAGACGGCGCAGGACATCGAGCGCAAGGTGCCGCTGCTCGGGGACATCCCCCTGCTCGGCTACCTGTTCAAGTTCAAGAGCGTCTCGCGGAAGAAGACCAACCTGCTCATTATGCTGACGCCCCGCGTCATCCGGGAGCCCGGCGAGCTGGCGAAGCCGACGGCCGAGCAGCGGAAGCGGCTCGACGAGTTCGTTGCCGAGGGACGGCGGAACCTCGACCGTACGTTCACGCCGCCGGCGGGCAAGGAGAAGCCTTGA
- the gspE gene encoding type II secretion system ATPase GspE: MTEPADSNRAAEDPGAFSPEVGLLAKIPIGYARRHLVLPCRAPGGEVVLLAGKPDSREAVDEMRFLTGAVRVVSAPGDRVLPMIDAAYERVHAPERDIEDGLSGEWDVDVNAAIEETRDLLESPDEAPVIRFVHSVLFRAIRERSSDIHFEPYEKELVVRNRVDGILYPMVTAPRKWHAPAVSRVKVMAGLDIAERRLPQDGRIRIRLGGREIDIRVSTVPTAFGERAVLRILDRSTFLVGLSDLGLDPADHSALERVLSRSSGILLVTGPTGSGKTTTLYAALRRLDSGTKNIITIEDPVEYQIQGIGQIQVNPKIQLTFANGLRSILRQDPDIIMVGEIRDPETAEIAIQASLTGHLVLSTLHTNDSASAVTRLVDMGIEPFLVASSLSAVVAQRLVRRLCPECKVPYRPDAAEIASLGLSSAPSGPWYRPAGCGKCLQTGYAGRTGLFEILPADESIRSLILTRSDSDGIKSHAVSRGMRTVLAAGAEKVAAGLTSVEEVLRVTQEE; encoded by the coding sequence TTGACCGAACCGGCGGATTCGAATCGCGCGGCGGAGGACCCCGGGGCGTTTTCGCCCGAAGTGGGGCTGCTGGCGAAGATCCCGATCGGGTACGCCCGGAGGCACCTGGTCCTGCCGTGCCGCGCGCCCGGCGGGGAGGTCGTGCTCCTTGCGGGGAAGCCCGACTCCCGGGAAGCGGTCGACGAGATGCGGTTCCTGACCGGAGCGGTCCGCGTGGTGTCCGCCCCCGGCGACCGGGTGCTCCCGATGATCGACGCGGCGTACGAACGGGTGCACGCCCCCGAGCGCGACATCGAGGACGGGCTCTCCGGGGAGTGGGACGTCGACGTGAACGCCGCCATAGAGGAGACGCGCGACCTCCTCGAGTCGCCCGACGAGGCGCCCGTCATCCGCTTCGTCCACTCGGTCCTGTTCCGCGCCATCCGCGAACGGTCCAGCGACATCCACTTCGAGCCGTACGAGAAGGAGCTGGTCGTCCGCAACCGCGTGGACGGCATCCTCTACCCGATGGTCACCGCCCCCCGGAAGTGGCACGCTCCCGCGGTATCGCGCGTGAAGGTCATGGCGGGGCTCGACATCGCGGAGCGGCGCCTTCCGCAGGACGGTCGGATCCGGATACGGCTCGGGGGGCGGGAGATCGACATCCGCGTCTCCACCGTCCCCACCGCGTTCGGGGAACGGGCGGTGCTGCGCATCCTCGACCGTTCAACCTTTCTCGTGGGACTCTCCGACCTCGGACTCGACCCGGCCGACCACTCCGCGCTCGAGCGGGTCCTTTCCCGTTCGAGCGGAATCCTGCTCGTCACCGGCCCCACCGGCTCCGGGAAGACGACCACGCTGTACGCCGCGCTGCGCCGGCTCGACTCCGGGACCAAGAACATCATCACGATCGAGGACCCGGTGGAATACCAGATCCAGGGGATCGGGCAGATCCAGGTCAACCCGAAGATCCAGCTCACGTTCGCCAACGGCCTCCGGTCGATCCTCCGGCAGGACCCGGACATCATCATGGTCGGCGAGATCCGGGACCCCGAGACCGCGGAGATCGCGATCCAGGCGTCCCTCACCGGACACCTCGTCCTGTCCACGCTCCATACGAACGACTCCGCGAGCGCCGTCACCCGCCTGGTGGACATGGGGATCGAGCCGTTCCTCGTCGCGTCGTCGCTCTCCGCGGTCGTCGCGCAGCGGCTGGTCCGGCGCCTGTGTCCCGAGTGCAAGGTCCCATACCGCCCGGACGCCGCGGAAATCGCGAGCCTCGGCCTGTCCTCCGCGCCCTCCGGCCCCTGGTACCGGCCCGCGGGGTGCGGCAAATGCCTCCAGACCGGGTACGCCGGCCGAACGGGACTCTTCGAGATCCTCCCCGCGGACGAGAGCATCCGGTCGCTGATCCTCACCCGGTCGGACTCGGACGGGATCAAGTCGCACGCGGTTTCGCGCGGGATGCGGACGGTCCTGGCCGCGGGCGCGGAGAAGGTCGCGGCGGGGCTGACCTCCGTGGAGGAGGTCCTCCGCGTAACGCAGGAGGAGTAA
- the gspF gene encoding type II secretion system inner membrane protein GspF: MPTYRYKGVSRDGADAKGVLEADTPAQARKKLHAEGVFPLTLAEGAEGRKGSVFPSLLGQSDFLPLLTRQLATLVGAGVPLVGALQSVASQIDDPQSRKVLLDVQESVRGGAPLARAVEAHPSVFPELYASMVRAGEESGTLGLALSRLADHLEEHARTRNRVRSALAYPLLMAIVAALVVVFLLTFVVPKIVGIFSHLGQALPLPTRVLIAVTDALAAGWWAILLLAGGATLLARRRLATERGKRSLDAVLLKLPLLGRLAHLSALSRFARTLSTLVSGGIPVDRALRIVAPVVGNVVMGDSVVAAADRVVEGATLSDALRAHPEIPQTLIQMVAVGEESGTLGNMLDRAADAMDEETEARLSRLLSLLEPAIILAMGTVVAFIVVSILLPLLDISRIVR, translated from the coding sequence TTGCCGACGTACCGCTACAAAGGGGTCTCCCGCGACGGCGCGGACGCGAAGGGCGTGCTCGAGGCGGACACGCCGGCCCAGGCGCGGAAAAAGCTGCACGCGGAGGGGGTGTTCCCCCTCACGCTCGCCGAAGGGGCGGAAGGAAGAAAGGGATCCGTTTTCCCGTCCCTCCTCGGGCAGTCCGATTTCCTTCCGCTGCTCACCCGGCAGCTCGCGACGCTGGTGGGGGCGGGCGTGCCGCTCGTCGGGGCCCTTCAGTCGGTGGCATCCCAGATCGACGACCCGCAAAGCCGAAAGGTGCTCCTCGACGTGCAGGAGTCGGTCCGCGGCGGCGCGCCTCTGGCGCGCGCCGTGGAGGCGCACCCGTCGGTGTTCCCCGAGCTTTACGCGAGCATGGTGCGGGCCGGCGAGGAGAGCGGGACGCTCGGCCTCGCCCTCTCCCGTCTCGCGGACCACCTGGAGGAGCACGCACGCACGAGGAACCGGGTCCGGTCGGCGCTGGCCTACCCGCTCCTGATGGCGATCGTGGCCGCCCTCGTGGTGGTGTTCCTGCTCACGTTCGTGGTTCCGAAGATCGTGGGGATCTTCTCCCACCTCGGGCAGGCGCTCCCGCTGCCCACGCGCGTCCTGATCGCGGTGACCGACGCGCTCGCCGCCGGGTGGTGGGCGATCCTCCTTCTGGCCGGAGGGGCCACCCTGCTCGCGCGCAGGCGCCTGGCGACGGAGCGCGGAAAGCGATCCCTGGACGCCGTTCTGCTGAAGCTGCCGCTTTTGGGCCGCCTCGCGCACCTGTCCGCGCTTTCCCGGTTCGCCCGCACGCTCTCGACGCTGGTGTCGGGAGGGATCCCGGTGGACCGCGCGCTCCGGATCGTCGCCCCCGTGGTCGGCAACGTCGTGATGGGCGACTCGGTCGTCGCCGCGGCGGACCGGGTCGTGGAGGGCGCCACCCTGTCGGACGCCCTGCGCGCGCACCCGGAGATCCCCCAGACCCTGATCCAGATGGTGGCGGTCGGCGAGGAGAGCGGAACGCTGGGGAACATGCTGGACCGCGCGGCCGACGCGATGGACGAGGAGACGGAGGCGCGGCTGTCGCGGCTGCTCTCTCTCCTGGAGCCGGCGATCATCCTGGCCATGGGAACGGTGGTCGCGTTCATCGTGGTGTCCATTCTCTTGCCGCTGCTCGACATTTCCCGGATCGTCCGTTAG